In one window of Pedosphaera parvula Ellin514 DNA:
- a CDS encoding GNAT family N-acetyltransferase, with product MLSEPVIRKIREDELASLLSLYRHLHPTDPELAVTVEVEALWQRIVADPQVHYLVAVVEERMVSTCALAIIPNLTRGGRPYGLIENVVTDPEFRKRGIGTRILRDAIEVARRENCYKVMLLTGRKDDATLRFYEQAGFEAGVKTGFVAKL from the coding sequence ATGCTGAGTGAACCTGTCATTCGGAAGATTCGGGAGGATGAGCTTGCGAGCTTGTTGAGTCTTTATCGTCATTTGCATCCAACTGATCCCGAGCTGGCGGTTACGGTTGAAGTGGAGGCGTTGTGGCAGCGCATCGTTGCCGATCCCCAAGTGCATTATTTGGTGGCTGTGGTGGAGGAACGGATGGTTTCGACATGCGCATTGGCGATTATTCCCAATTTGACACGAGGAGGTCGACCGTACGGTTTGATCGAAAATGTGGTGACTGATCCGGAGTTTCGGAAGCGAGGAATTGGGACGCGAATTCTGAGAGACGCGATTGAGGTGGCGCGGCGGGAGAATTGTTACAAGGTGATGCTGCTGACGGGACGCAAGGATGACGCGACGTTGCGATTCTATGAGCAGGCGGGTTTCGAGGCGGGAGTTAAGACTGGGTTTGTGGCGAAGTTGTAG
- a CDS encoding RNA polymerase sigma factor has product MKQTMGDIELLREYALHGSDQAFATLVSRYINMVYSVALRHVRNPSQAEEISQAVFIVLAKKAASLGGRTVLSGWLFHTARLTAANYVRKEIRRLRKEQEAYMRSTLSEGGDVPWERIAPCLDAAIAELGEKDRNAIVLRYVEGKNLKEVGEALGASEDAAKMRVNRAVEKLRGVFKKQGIVLSSAALCGIIAAHAVEAAPAGLAGATALAVTQGTAVSVSTMAIAKGTLKLMAWTKVKIAGGVIVAGLVAFQWHEIIAQRRDLAAVQQELHERDNKLEKQKAELEKLHQERLVMAEDLRTATTAKAKAIGKEKAAVAAAKSASVAAAGKETSPMEMAKLLVDPSMNELLRVQTKALLKGQIGGFAKKMNLGEADMDKLYNLYIDKSLKDRASAAAVIRGEMDVDQALAKREQGKQQMESELRALLGDANYAQFGELKKDAIARKSLESLNSESSDNPLNETQRAQFLKVMHDMPELPTIDNIDVFRSKESLDQVYQGLEDTARKLREQSSAFLSAEQLAALEKTQTGVIQHIKSELELGQKVLVGQAK; this is encoded by the coding sequence ATGAAGCAAACGATGGGCGACATCGAACTTTTGAGGGAATACGCGTTGCACGGGTCTGACCAGGCTTTTGCAACACTGGTGTCGCGTTACATCAACATGGTGTATTCCGTGGCGTTGCGGCATGTGCGCAATCCGAGCCAGGCGGAGGAAATCAGCCAGGCGGTATTTATAGTTTTGGCAAAGAAAGCAGCGAGCCTGGGTGGCAGAACGGTGTTATCCGGCTGGTTATTTCATACCGCGCGGCTGACCGCGGCAAATTATGTGCGGAAAGAAATCCGACGGTTAAGAAAGGAGCAGGAGGCGTATATGCGATCCACATTGTCTGAAGGCGGGGATGTGCCATGGGAGCGAATTGCACCCTGCCTGGATGCGGCCATCGCCGAATTGGGCGAGAAGGATCGAAACGCCATTGTGTTGCGGTATGTGGAAGGCAAAAACCTGAAGGAGGTGGGGGAAGCTTTGGGGGCGAGTGAGGATGCGGCCAAGATGCGGGTGAATCGGGCGGTGGAAAAGTTGCGTGGTGTTTTTAAGAAGCAGGGGATTGTGCTCTCCAGCGCGGCATTGTGCGGAATCATTGCCGCACATGCGGTGGAGGCGGCTCCGGCGGGGTTGGCGGGAGCCACGGCGCTGGCAGTGACCCAGGGGACAGCGGTATCGGTATCAACGATGGCGATAGCGAAAGGAACTTTAAAACTTATGGCATGGACAAAGGTTAAAATTGCAGGGGGCGTAATCGTGGCCGGGTTGGTGGCTTTTCAATGGCATGAAATCATCGCCCAGAGGCGGGATCTCGCGGCCGTCCAGCAGGAATTGCACGAGCGCGATAATAAGTTGGAGAAGCAAAAGGCAGAGCTGGAGAAATTACACCAGGAGAGACTGGTGATGGCCGAGGACTTGCGCACGGCAACCACGGCGAAGGCGAAGGCCATCGGCAAGGAGAAGGCGGCAGTAGCGGCGGCAAAGAGTGCTTCGGTGGCGGCGGCGGGAAAGGAAACATCGCCAATGGAAATGGCAAAGTTGCTGGTTGATCCTTCCATGAACGAGTTGTTACGGGTGCAAACCAAGGCTCTTTTGAAGGGGCAGATTGGCGGCTTCGCAAAGAAAATGAATCTGGGTGAGGCGGACATGGACAAGCTCTATAATCTTTATATCGATAAGTCCCTCAAGGACCGCGCGAGTGCGGCGGCGGTGATCCGGGGAGAAATGGATGTGGACCAGGCGCTAGCCAAACGAGAGCAGGGGAAACAGCAAATGGAGAGTGAACTGAGAGCCCTGCTGGGGGATGCGAATTATGCGCAGTTTGGAGAATTGAAGAAAGATGCCATTGCCAGGAAATCATTGGAATCACTCAACAGCGAATCCAGTGACAATCCACTGAACGAGACACAGAGGGCACAGTTTTTGAAGGTGATGCACGACATGCCTGAACTGCCGACGATTGATAATATCGACGTGTTTCGTTCCAAAGAATCCTTGGATCAGGTTTACCAGGGATTGGAGGATACGGCGCGGAAGCTACGGGAACAATCGTCCGCATTCTTAAGCGCAGAGCAATTGGCGGCGTTGGAGAAAACGCAGACCGGGGTCATCCAACACATCAAGTCGGAGCTGGAGCTGGGACAGAAGGTGTTGGTGGGACAGGCGAAGTAG
- a CDS encoding SMI1/KNR4 family protein — MRALTSFQELYCVSNKTAPVTTEELRSAEASIGTAFPAGYAELMLTFGEGDIDGYIRPYRPQRIVEELKMTREALAYDFWEEGTIRLTPEQKARLVPFADTIDSDLLAFLPEKPSEIYAFPRHKTELFKLGPSFLDVVNWVSSSGIIVQPFECTFFQPWNDYASLRLDHPSAYFEIEEMKSIFENLGRPDLLTVKEQSIDFFLRNYGARLSYLLHNDYLQFIVNFDSETADDFLSLLKTVLRDTGFQVTESNRVKVPENFL; from the coding sequence ATGAGAGCACTAACCTCCTTTCAAGAACTTTACTGCGTTTCCAACAAGACCGCACCTGTCACAACGGAAGAACTTCGATCTGCCGAAGCCTCAATAGGAACAGCATTCCCTGCTGGTTACGCCGAGCTCATGCTGACATTTGGTGAAGGTGATATAGACGGTTACATCCGACCATACCGTCCGCAAAGAATTGTCGAGGAACTCAAGATGACCCGCGAAGCACTTGCATATGATTTTTGGGAGGAAGGAACTATTCGACTCACTCCCGAACAAAAAGCTCGGCTGGTCCCTTTTGCGGATACCATCGATAGCGATCTGCTTGCCTTCCTCCCTGAAAAACCTTCCGAGATCTACGCCTTCCCTCGTCATAAAACCGAGCTTTTCAAATTAGGCCCATCGTTCCTTGATGTCGTAAATTGGGTGAGCAGTTCGGGCATTATCGTACAACCGTTCGAATGCACTTTCTTTCAACCGTGGAATGATTACGCATCACTCCGCCTCGATCATCCTTCCGCTTATTTTGAGATCGAGGAGATGAAATCCATCTTTGAGAACTTGGGCCGGCCTGACCTCCTCACTGTCAAGGAACAGAGCATTGACTTTTTTTTACGAAATTACGGAGCGCGTCTCAGCTACCTCCTTCACAACGATTACCTGCAGTTTATCGTGAACTTTGACTCGGAAACGGCAGATGACTTCCTGTCCCTTCTTAAAACCGTGTTGCGCGATACAGGGTTTCAGGTCACCGAGTCAAATCGGGTGAAGGTTCCTGAAAATTTCCTCTAA
- a CDS encoding HAD family hydrolase, giving the protein MHTSKSVVIFDIDGTLTETMHIDGHCFAQALAEVFAFTEVDTDWSHYQHATDAGILQELFALRKERLPTLEETLGFQQTFVRLLTDACQQSPFQAIAGASDLLLHLSATPNLRIALATGAWSCSARLKMSSAGLCFDHFPAASADDAVAREDIMKTAILRASAVPPAIAFVNKIYIGDGVWDARACRKLKIPFIGIGTGLHAERLIAEGAVQTFPDLTDRNSFLQTVHKLSL; this is encoded by the coding sequence ATGCACACTTCCAAATCCGTTGTCATATTCGACATTGACGGCACGCTCACAGAGACGATGCACATCGATGGACACTGTTTCGCGCAGGCACTGGCCGAGGTATTTGCATTCACAGAAGTTGATACGGATTGGTCACACTATCAGCATGCCACCGATGCAGGCATCCTTCAGGAATTATTCGCTCTGCGCAAAGAGCGGCTACCTACGCTGGAGGAGACTTTGGGGTTTCAGCAAACGTTTGTGCGGTTGCTCACAGACGCGTGCCAACAATCCCCTTTCCAAGCCATTGCAGGGGCCTCTGACTTGCTGCTCCACCTGTCCGCCACTCCAAACCTCCGCATCGCTCTGGCCACGGGTGCCTGGAGCTGTTCCGCACGGCTCAAAATGTCCAGCGCCGGCCTCTGCTTCGACCATTTCCCTGCCGCCTCAGCCGATGACGCCGTCGCCAGGGAGGACATTATGAAAACCGCCATCCTCCGAGCCTCGGCGGTGCCTCCGGCGATTGCGTTCGTGAATAAGATTTATATTGGTGATGGTGTCTGGGATGCCCGTGCCTGCCGCAAACTGAAAATTCCCTTTATCGGAATCGGGACCGGCCTTCACGCGGAACGACTGATTGCCGAAGGCGCCGTGCAAACCTTCCCCGATTTAACCGACCGAAATTCTTTCCTGCAAACGGTGCACAAACTTTCCCTGTAA
- a CDS encoding LLM class flavin-dependent oxidoreductase, with protein MKTSGKIPFSILDLAPIVVGGTAAQSFRNTLDLAQHAEKWGYYRYWLAEHHNMTGIASAATSVVIGYVAQGTKSIRVGAGGVMLPNHAPLVIAEQFGTLASLYPGRIDLGLGRAPGTDQRTARALRRDRMDSADSFPQDVVELLSYFKPVQPGQTLRAVPGAGLEVKVWLLGSSLFSAQLAAMLGLPFAFASHFAPDHLMEALEIYRSRFEPSEYLDKPHAMVGVNVFAADTDREAERAFTSLQQAFINLRRGVPGQLPPPVESIEERWAEHERAGADHALKYSVVGSPETVRHGLEQFIDMTEADEVMVTAQMYDHAARLRSFEIVAEVRDRIWAGQSERADVESVG; from the coding sequence ATGAAAACCTCCGGCAAGATTCCTTTTTCGATTCTCGATCTCGCACCCATTGTGGTTGGTGGCACGGCGGCGCAGTCTTTTCGGAACACGCTCGATTTGGCGCAGCACGCGGAGAAGTGGGGGTATTATCGTTACTGGCTGGCGGAGCATCACAACATGACGGGGATTGCCAGCGCGGCGACGTCAGTGGTGATTGGATATGTGGCGCAAGGAACCAAGTCGATACGCGTGGGTGCGGGAGGGGTGATGTTGCCCAATCACGCGCCGCTGGTCATTGCGGAGCAGTTCGGGACGCTGGCCTCACTTTATCCGGGACGCATTGATCTGGGATTGGGGCGCGCGCCGGGAACGGACCAGCGGACAGCGCGCGCGTTACGGCGGGATCGCATGGATAGCGCGGATTCCTTCCCGCAGGATGTAGTGGAGTTGTTATCGTATTTCAAGCCGGTGCAACCGGGACAGACTCTGCGGGCGGTTCCCGGGGCAGGTTTGGAGGTGAAGGTGTGGCTCTTGGGTTCGAGTCTTTTCAGCGCGCAATTGGCGGCGATGCTCGGTCTGCCATTTGCGTTCGCATCACATTTTGCGCCGGATCATTTGATGGAGGCGCTGGAGATTTATCGCAGTCGTTTTGAGCCGTCGGAGTATTTGGACAAGCCTCACGCGATGGTGGGGGTGAATGTGTTTGCGGCGGATACGGACCGGGAAGCGGAACGGGCGTTTACGTCATTGCAACAGGCGTTTATTAATTTGCGTCGCGGCGTCCCTGGACAGTTGCCGCCACCGGTGGAGAGCATAGAAGAGAGGTGGGCGGAGCATGAAAGGGCTGGGGCGGACCATGCATTGAAGTATTCGGTGGTGGGTTCGCCGGAGACGGTGCGGCACGGGTTGGAGCAATTCATCGACATGACTGAGGCGGATGAGGTGATGGTGACGGCGCAGATGTATGATCATGCGGCACGGTTGAGGTCGTTTGAAATTGTGGCGGAAGTGAGGGACAGGATTTGGGCGGGGCAGAGCGAGCGGGCAGATGTTGAAAGTGTGGGGTAG